The Apium graveolens cultivar Ventura chromosome 10, ASM990537v1, whole genome shotgun sequence nucleotide sequence CATTCGTTATGTCCGTAACCTGAAGATCCGTTTGATTgacatgacttgatttatcttAGAAACGCGACCCAAATTTTTAATTGTTGATGAGTTAGATGGACACTCTCATTTCTATATTTTGTTTATTTGAGAGAGGAGAGGGATACGGCATCAATGATTTCGGcaaaaatatatcaatcaaaaaTTGAAGAATCGATCAACTATCATGTAAGTTTCCCTCCTCCAAGTTCCAACTGTGTGTATTACCTCTGTGGACAGAAGTCTATTTGAAAAATATAAGTATGTAGAAGTAGGAACTTTTTAACATGTACGCAGTGTGAGTATTTATTTCATAGCTTCCTGTaaataatttttagtttatgCATTAGTGTGCGTTTATTGAATTGCATTCCTCATGTGGTTATGTTGTGACTATATACTACCTCAAACTGAGGTAGAGGAACTGAAGTCAGTCTGAGTATTAGTAGGGGAGAATTTGATAAATTTGATTCACTTCAACGACCCACCTCCTCGGCTCAACCTCAAACCGAAATGAATGGTAAAGCACATTgcattatttatttaaaatattttcaacgGAAAACCTTCTGTCTATCGATAAACATACACATAGTCAAATCcttttttcaagaaactaacaaCGTTCTCCAGCTCGATTGGAGGCTTCTGGGACTGGGCAAAGAAGTTTGCCAAACCCCTCATGTTGATAACTCATCAAGCTATCTGGTAGTTTTCGTCCTGAAAAAACATTCCATCCTGTGACCTCCGAGCTTGTCCCATGGCAATGCCAGGTTGTTCAGGAACAACAGACGGAGACCAAGGGTCACCTCTGTTCTTTGAAGACTCCTCCGACGCATATGCCAGGATTCCAAGAATGACAGTTGCAAGGGATAAAATGGCACCCATAGTAAATATTCCACTCCTCGCAGCAGTGCAATAAAAGTCGTTAAAGTACCCTGTCTCTTCAGCTTTTTTATCATTGACTGCTGAACCAAGTAGCAACATAAGAAACGCTACTATAAATGTGAACCTGCAATATAATTTTATATCAAACTTAGAACTCCTATTATTGTGATCGCATATGTAACACTGGAAGTGAAGTAAACAAGATTACCCTATTAGCTTGTGAAATCCTATGTGGTTTTTTAATACTCGTTCTAGGACAATGTTCACACTTCAAAAACTAAACAAAGGCTAATATTCTAGGCCGTAGAGAATGATCAAAAGTGGTAAAGCTGCGGACTAGAAGAAGATACCAGGACATGGTATAACAAACTTGAGCCACTGTTTGCTTGAAATCTAGCGGAAAAGTTCGTCTTCTGCAGCAAAGACAGTCGGTGGCAATATTGAGTATAGTCTGAGCAATTGTCAGAGCCACGACAGCTGTCAATCCTAGAGCTACAGCCGGAGTCCTGGGATATATACATCCATTTGGAGTTAAATAACGTATCTGATGTTGCTGCAATGTTATTTCACAATAAACATGTCAGTTATTAACATAATGACTCAGTCAATGAAATACATAAAGCTAAATGGAGCAAGTACAGTAATAATCATATTGGCAGGGGCAGCAGCATCTTACAACAACTAAAGAAGTGGGGCAAATAATCTGATATTACGTTGTAGTCGTATAGACACTTGTTCACAGTATTCTCACAAGCTTTTGAGTGATGAGAGTCATGCAAGTGACAGAAGGCAATAATATTATCAAATAACATAGTAACTCCGTGTATTATTTGCTGAATTTACCTTTCTGCTCCATCTCACACCCAATACATTCACAGGCCACTATTTTTGAAACAAGAATGCATGATAGTCATGCACATGATCAAGGATAGCTATATCC carries:
- the LOC141693268 gene encoding protein VASCULATURE COMPLEXITY AND CONNECTIVITY-like, with translation MEKKVKLVCIIVGILGVLATATGFAAEAKRVKQHQIRYLTPNGCIYPRTPAVALGLTAVVALTIAQTILNIATDCLCCRRRTFPLDFKQTVAQVCYTMSWFTFIVAFLMLLLGSAVNDKKAEETGYFNDFYCTAARSGIFTMGAILSLATVILGILAYASEESSKNRGDPWSPSVVPEQPGIAMGQARRSQDGMFFQDENYQIA